The proteins below are encoded in one region of Sminthopsis crassicaudata isolate SCR6 chromosome 1, ASM4859323v1, whole genome shotgun sequence:
- the IZUMO3 gene encoding izumo sperm-egg fusion protein 3 — protein MGSQWLLLLLLLLETRVIRSCLECDPKYFNDVIWLLEDLVPQNTPSRTAFLDRQLQEMRDVSTKVHQGKKRLRVLDVRQAFKVREWLKEKLKNLKQKPWKGVFIFQGQLLQLRQNLQSYLTETLKTFSDLACSEDCMMTEGPVLDCWNCLRITTPCFKGELCGDDDPKTAEQREIALFLTLMVEAVGLGSIAFLYYFCIIHRKKMKVKLEELKKIANTLME, from the exons atGGGATCTCAGTGgttactattgttattactaCTTCTAGAAACAAGGGTCATAAGGAGCTGTCTTGAATGtgatcccaaatattttaatgatgttATTTGGCTACTGGAAGACCTGGTACCCCAAAACACTCCTTCAAGAACTGCTTTCCTTGATCGGCAACTTCAAGAAATGAGGGACGTAAGCACCAAGGTCCACCAGGGGAAGAAAAGGCTGCGGGTCTTGG aTGTTCGCCAAGCTTTCAAAGTAAGAGAATGGTTGAAAGAAAAGCTCAAGAACTTAAAACAGAAGCCATGGAAAG GAGTCTTCATCTTCCAGGGTCAGCTTCTTCAACTTCGTCAGAACCTTCAGTCCTATCTGACTGAGACTTTAAAGACCTTCTCTGATCTTG CTTGTTCTGAAGACTGCA TGATGACGGAGGGTCCTGTTCTTGATTGTTGGAACTGTCTACGAATTACTACACCTTGCTTCAAAGGAGAACTTTGTGGTG aTGATGACCCAAAGACAGCTGAGCAACGAGAAATTGCATTGTTTCTAACATTGATGGTGGAGGCAGTGGGATTGGGATCTATTGCTTTTCT GTATTACTTTTGCATCATACACCGGAAAAAGATGAAGGTGAAGCTGgaagaattgaagaaaattgCAAATACACTAATGGAATAG